The following proteins are co-located in the Podarcis raffonei isolate rPodRaf1 chromosome 5, rPodRaf1.pri, whole genome shotgun sequence genome:
- the MSL2 gene encoding E3 ubiquitin-protein ligase MSL2, whose amino-acid sequence MNPVNATALYISASRLVLNYGPGEDPQCLAEIGKLLPYFRQSLSCCVCGDLLQDPIAPTNSTCQHYVCKTCKGQKMMMKPSCSWCKDYEQFEENKQLSILVNCYKKLCEYITQTPLARDIKKAAETSPDLLPLLKDGAALHEDTEETSDEAVALCITHSPSPSTSEHANEPPACRSSVPESTQESDVKGSTVNGLPNCNGLSVDKIGANIPSPEQANTVDVCSPALCIETDDNSSNLQPGQCLKSDDISSNLQPGQYVKTEAISSSLQPICDAVSPSNLCVASSDTCSFSKDTTKPGDSLLLSVEEVLRSLDSNTEVCGPNLQHSLETNISNGPFLQLCSPPPSHSMFMSMGASPYGISCTAVTPKAVKLNRKRSRSESDSEKVQPLPISSILRGPTLGASAPVTVKQDTKMSLQPVAAVPNGGTAPKIGKTVLLANKGMKKTLDHTAKKPHPKSKTGMLKKSRAGSHVPGGLTKTVYKKPQEKKGCKCGRATQNPSVLTCRGQRCPCYSNRKACLDCICRGCQNSYMANGEKKLEAFAVPEKALEQTRLTLGINVTSIAVRNASTSTSVINMTGSPVATFLAASTNDDKNLDEAIDMRYDC is encoded by the coding sequence gagATCTGCTGCAAGATCCAATTGCACCCACCAATTCCACATGCCAGCATTATGTATGCAAAACCTGTAAGGGccagaagatgatgatgaaaccATCGTGTAGTTGGTGCAAGGACTATGAGCAGTTTGAAGAAAATAAACAGTTAAGCATTCTAGTGAATTGCTATAAAAAACTATGTGAGTACATTACACAAACACCACTAGCACGGGATATTAAAAAAGCTGCTGAGACTTCTCCAGATCTATTGCCTTTGCTTAAAGATGGCGCTGCACTCCATGAAGACACAGAAGAAACATCTGATGAAGCCGTTGCATTGTGTATCACACATTCCCCATCACCTTCAACCTCAGAGCATGCTAATGAGCCTCCAGCATGCCGTTCTTCTGTTCCTGAAAGTACACAGGAGTCTGATGTGAAAGGCTCCACTGTTAATGGGTTGCCCAATTGCAATGGGCTGTCAGTAGATAAAATTGGAGCAAATATTCCTTCTCCTGAACAAGCAAATACAGTTGATGTATGTAGCCCTGCACTGTGCATAGAAACTGACGATAATTCTAGCAATCTTCAGCCTGGCCAGTGCTTAAAAAGTGACGATATTTCTAGCAATCTTCAGCCTGGACAGTATGTAAAAACTGAAGCTATTTCCAGCAGTCTTCAGCCTATCTGTGATGCTGTTTCTCCTAGTAACTTGTGTGTGGCAAGCAGTGATACCTGCAGTTTCAGCAAAGACACCACCAAACCTGGTGATTCTCTTCTACTTAGTGTTGAGGAAGTGCTACGGAGCTTGGACTCCAACACAGAGGTCTGTGGTCCTAATCTTCAACATAGCTTGGAAACCAATATATCCAACGGCCCTTTTTTGCAGCTTTGCTCTCCGCCTCCTAGCCATAGCATGTTCATGTCAATGGGTGCTTCACCTTATGGGATTTCATGTACAGCTGTGACACCGAAGGCGGTAAAATTAAATAGAAAGCGATCGCGTTCTGAAAGTGACAGTGAAAAGGTTCAGCCTCTTCCCATTTCCAGCATCCTTCGTGGCCCAACGTTGGGAGCCTCAGCCCCGGTAACAGTGAAACAGGATACAAAGATGTCTTTGCAGCCTGTAGCAGCTGTACCAAATGGAGGCACCGCTCCTAAAATAGGCAAAACTGTACTCTTAGCAAATAAAGGCATGAAAAAGACTCTAGACCACACCGCCAAGAAACCCCACCCGAAATCCAAAACAGGAATGCTGAAAAAATCAAGAGCTGGCAGTCATGTGCCAGGTGGTCTAACAAAAACGGTGTACAAAAAGCCACAGGAAAAGAAAGGGTGCAAATGTGGTCGAGCCACCCAAAATCCAAGTGTTCTTACATGTCGTGGCCAACGCTGTCCTTGTTACTCGAACCGTAAAGCTTGCTTAGACTGCATATGCCGTGGCTGCCAAAATTCATATATGGCTAATGGGGAGAAGAAACTGGAGGCATTTGCAGTGCCAGAAAAGGCCTTGGAGCAGACTAGGCTCACCTTGGGCATTAATGTGACAAGCATTGCCGTGCGCAATGCCAGCACAAGTACCAGTGTAATTAATATGACAGGGTCACCAGTAGCAACGTTTTTAGCTGCCAGTACAAACGATGATAAGAACTTGGACGAAGCTATAGACATGAGATATGACTGCTga